A single region of the Granulicella aggregans genome encodes:
- a CDS encoding DNA polymerase III subunit alpha: MTDATEYIELHAASAFSFLEGASQPEGLIRAAAEANMPAIALLDRNGFYGAARFHSAAKENGVRAHIGAEIAVSDLEDRLQPPEWLPHQHRAEPVRLPLLCTSRAGYQNLCQLITRFKMREPIKSEGAARIDDLAEFRDGLICLTGGEEGPLASALHAGGEEAGRQCVEQLTELFGHGNVYVELQRHGDRAEEARNQAALRIAESLRLPILATNGVRYATQYEREMLDVFTSIRHHVSLDEAGRLLQSNSQRQVRSASAMRRIFSDLPEAIENTLLVSQRLQFELNDLGYEFPRFDTPSGEPMEVFLRKRVAEGIESRYLPKRDTDLHKRAKKQAERELALIEKLGFAGYFLIVWDIVRFCKANDILIQGRGSAANSVVCYTLEITAIDPVGMDLLFERFLNENRNEWPDVDLDLPSGDKREQAIQYVYQRYGELGAAMTANVITYRGKSAAREVGKALGFDEETLGRLSSLIGHWEWRKKDETLGDNFRHAGFDLGHWRIAKYVELCERIQDLPRHLGQHSGGMVICQGSLNKVVPLERASMPGRSVVQWDKEDCAELGLVKIDLLGLGMMAVMKDCLTLIPEHYGDAVDLAQLPADDPEVYATLRRADTVGMFQVESRAQMASIPRNAPTKFYDLVVQVAIIRPGPIVGKMMHPYMRRRQGREEVTYPVEALKPVLERTLGVPLFQEQLLRMAMIVGNFTGTEAEELRKAVGMRRSWKRMEELMVKLRKGMDANAIAAETQDVIVQSIQSFALYGFPESHAASFALIAYASAYFKVKYLAAFTCAMLNNQPMGFYTAATLVKDAQLHGLRVKPIDVQISQICCTVEHEPSGLLSLRLGLNYARSLKAATASLLVSARHAGGPFQSVEDLSLRVPALNRSDLAQLARIGALNSLGGVEHRRDAIWQIEQVSRPVGPLLQQSEAAPQSSHSPLLKMKTDERLVADYSGTGLTTGPHPMAYRRRELRGMGVSSALELRLQPDGRRVIAAGSVIARQRPGTAQGFIFLSMEDETGISNIIITPQLYERERVLVTRGRFLKVYGKLQNQDGVVHVKAESLEHLHAAAIEVRSHDFH, translated from the coding sequence ATGACTGATGCCACGGAATACATTGAGCTTCATGCCGCGAGTGCGTTCAGCTTTCTTGAAGGCGCATCGCAGCCCGAGGGCCTTATTCGAGCCGCCGCCGAAGCGAATATGCCCGCCATCGCGCTGCTCGATCGCAACGGCTTCTACGGTGCCGCGCGGTTTCATTCTGCAGCGAAGGAGAATGGAGTGCGCGCCCACATTGGCGCGGAGATCGCAGTCAGTGATCTTGAAGATCGCCTGCAACCGCCGGAGTGGCTGCCTCATCAACACAGGGCAGAGCCGGTACGGCTCCCGTTGCTATGCACCTCGCGCGCTGGATATCAAAACCTTTGCCAACTCATCACGCGCTTCAAGATGCGTGAGCCGATCAAGAGCGAAGGTGCGGCGCGAATCGACGACCTTGCGGAGTTTCGCGATGGACTGATTTGTCTTACTGGCGGAGAGGAAGGCCCTCTCGCGTCCGCTCTTCACGCAGGCGGTGAAGAGGCAGGCCGTCAATGTGTCGAACAACTCACCGAACTCTTCGGCCACGGCAACGTCTATGTCGAGTTGCAGCGTCACGGCGATCGCGCCGAGGAAGCCCGCAACCAGGCCGCGCTTCGCATCGCGGAGAGCCTTCGTTTGCCCATCCTCGCAACCAACGGAGTTCGCTATGCGACGCAGTACGAGCGCGAGATGCTCGACGTCTTCACCTCCATTCGGCACCACGTCTCGCTCGATGAGGCGGGCCGTCTGCTGCAATCCAACTCGCAGCGACAGGTTCGCAGCGCCAGCGCGATGCGCCGCATCTTCAGCGATCTTCCCGAGGCGATCGAGAACACGCTGCTGGTCTCACAGCGTCTCCAGTTCGAACTGAACGACCTTGGCTATGAGTTTCCGCGCTTCGACACACCAAGTGGCGAACCGATGGAGGTCTTCCTGCGCAAGCGCGTCGCCGAAGGCATCGAAAGCCGCTACCTGCCGAAGCGAGACACCGATCTGCATAAGCGCGCGAAGAAGCAGGCCGAGCGCGAACTCGCGCTGATTGAAAAGCTCGGCTTCGCAGGCTACTTCCTGATCGTGTGGGACATCGTCCGCTTCTGTAAAGCGAACGACATCCTGATCCAGGGAAGAGGCAGCGCGGCGAACTCGGTCGTCTGTTATACGCTAGAGATCACCGCCATCGATCCGGTTGGCATGGATCTGCTCTTCGAGCGCTTCCTCAACGAGAATCGCAACGAGTGGCCGGACGTCGATCTCGATCTGCCCTCGGGCGATAAGCGAGAGCAGGCCATCCAGTACGTCTATCAACGCTACGGCGAGCTTGGCGCGGCGATGACCGCAAATGTCATCACCTATCGCGGCAAATCCGCTGCCCGCGAGGTCGGCAAGGCGCTTGGCTTCGATGAGGAGACGTTGGGCCGCCTCTCCAGCCTCATCGGCCATTGGGAGTGGCGCAAGAAGGACGAGACTCTCGGGGACAACTTCCGCCATGCAGGCTTCGACCTCGGCCACTGGCGCATCGCCAAGTATGTCGAGCTGTGCGAACGCATCCAGGACCTGCCGCGACATCTCGGCCAGCACTCGGGCGGCATGGTCATCTGCCAGGGCAGCCTGAACAAGGTGGTTCCGCTCGAGCGCGCCTCCATGCCTGGCCGCAGCGTGGTGCAGTGGGACAAGGAAGACTGCGCCGAACTTGGCCTGGTCAAGATCGACCTGCTCGGCCTGGGCATGATGGCCGTGATGAAAGATTGCCTCACGCTGATCCCCGAGCACTACGGCGACGCTGTCGACCTTGCGCAACTCCCCGCCGACGATCCAGAAGTCTATGCGACCCTGCGCCGTGCGGACACAGTGGGCATGTTCCAGGTAGAGAGCCGCGCCCAGATGGCCTCCATACCGCGCAATGCTCCAACGAAGTTCTACGACCTCGTCGTGCAGGTGGCGATCATCCGCCCCGGTCCCATCGTCGGCAAGATGATGCATCCGTACATGCGCCGCCGGCAGGGAAGAGAAGAAGTCACCTATCCGGTTGAAGCGCTTAAGCCTGTACTGGAACGGACGCTTGGTGTGCCTCTGTTTCAGGAGCAGCTGCTTCGCATGGCGATGATCGTAGGCAACTTCACCGGAACAGAAGCCGAGGAGCTGCGCAAGGCCGTCGGCATGAGGCGCTCTTGGAAGCGAATGGAAGAGCTGATGGTAAAGCTGCGCAAGGGCATGGACGCGAACGCCATAGCCGCCGAGACGCAGGACGTGATCGTGCAGAGCATCCAGTCCTTCGCGCTGTATGGATTTCCTGAATCGCACGCCGCCAGCTTTGCTCTGATCGCCTATGCCTCGGCCTACTTCAAGGTGAAGTATCTCGCGGCCTTCACCTGCGCGATGCTCAACAACCAGCCGATGGGCTTCTACACGGCGGCCACTCTGGTGAAAGATGCGCAGCTTCATGGCCTCCGCGTGAAGCCCATCGATGTGCAGATCTCGCAGATCTGCTGCACGGTAGAGCACGAGCCCAGTGGCTTACTCTCCTTGCGCCTCGGATTGAACTACGCCCGTTCCCTGAAAGCGGCTACAGCGTCGCTGCTGGTGAGCGCACGCCATGCAGGCGGCCCCTTCCAAAGTGTCGAGGACCTTTCCCTGCGTGTGCCTGCATTGAACCGTAGCGACCTCGCGCAGTTAGCGCGGATCGGTGCTCTCAACTCGCTCGGCGGCGTCGAGCACAGGCGCGACGCCATCTGGCAGATCGAGCAGGTAAGTCGTCCCGTCGGCCCCTTGCTCCAACAGAGCGAAGCGGCGCCTCAGTCATCCCATTCGCCACTGCTGAAGATGAAGACGGACGAGCGGCTGGTCGCAGACTACTCCGGCACAGGCCTTACTACCGGCCCTCATCCCATGGCCTACCGTCGTCGCGAGCTGAGAGGCATGGGAGTCTCTTCCGCGCTCGAGCTGCGTCTTCAACCCGATGGTCGCCGCGTCATAGCTGCCGGTTCGGTCATAGCCCGCCAACGTCCGGGCACGGCGCAAGGCTTCATCTTTCTCTCGATGGAAGACGAGACGGGGATCTCGAACATCATCATCACACCGCAGCTCTACGAGCGTGAGCGCGTCCTCGTCACGCGCGGGCGGTTCCTCAAGGTCTATGGCAAGCTGCAGAACCAGGATGGAGTCGTGCATGTGAAGGCGGAGTCCCTGGAGCACCTGCACGCCGCGGCGATCGAAGTGCGCTCACATGACTTTCATTGA